A DNA window from Oryctolagus cuniculus chromosome 21, mOryCun1.1, whole genome shotgun sequence contains the following coding sequences:
- the LOC108178879 gene encoding LOW QUALITY PROTEIN: small ribosomal subunit protein eS6 (The sequence of the model RefSeq protein was modified relative to this genomic sequence to represent the inferred CDS: substituted 1 base at 1 genomic stop codon): protein MKLNISFPATGCQKLIEVDDERKLRTFYEKRMATEVAADALGEEWKGYVVRISGGNDKXGFPMKQGVLTHGRVRLLLSKGHSCYRPRRTGERKRKSVRGCIVDANLSVLNLVIVKKGEKDIPGLTDTTVPRRLGPKRASRIRKLFNLSKEDDVRQYVVRKPLNKEGKKPRTKAPKIQRLVTPRVLQHKRRRIALKKQRTKKNKEEAAEYAKLLAKRMKEAKEKRQEQIAKRRRLSSLRASTSKSESSQK from the coding sequence ATGAAGCTGAATATCTCCTTCCCAGCCACTGGCTGCCAGAAACTCATCGAAGTGGACGATGAACGTAAACTTCGTACTTTCTATGAGAAGCGTATGGCCACAGAAGTTGCTGCCGACGCTCTGGGTGAAGAATGGAAGGGTTATGTGGTCCGGATCAGTGGTGGGAATGATAAATAAGGTTTTCCCATGAAGCAAGGTGTCTTGACCCATGGGCGGGTCCGCCTGCTGCTGAGTAAGGGGCATTCCTGTTACAGACCAaggagaactggagaaagaaagcgCAAATCAGTTCGGGGCTGCATTGTCGATGCCAATTTGAGTGTTCTCAACTTGGTTATtgtaaagaaaggagagaaagatattcctggATTGACTGATACCACGGTGCCTCGTCGCCTGGGTCCTAAAAGAGCCAGCAGAATTCGTAAACTTTTCAATCTTTCTAAAGAAGATGATGTACGCCAGTATGTTGTAAGAAAGCCCTTAAACAAAGAAGGTAAGAAACCTAGGACCAAAGCACCCAAGATTCAGCGTCTGGTTACTCCACGTGTCCTGCAACACAAACGCCGGCGAATTGCTCTGAAGAAACAGCGTACTAAGAAGAACAAGGAGGAGGCTGCAGAATATGCTAAACTCTTGGCCAAGAGAATGAAGGAGGCCAAAGAAAAACGCCAGGAACAGATTGCCAAGAGACGTAGGCTGTCTTCTCTGAGAGCGTCTACTTCTAAATCTGAGTCCAGTCAAAAATAA